One genomic window of Bradyrhizobium sp. B124 includes the following:
- a CDS encoding tetratricopeptide repeat protein, producing MLLDAVAHYGAGRAMEAGTLCGDILTADPDHVPALHLSAVIAFVTDRAAEGAVLLNRVFSLDPHHGPAFATLGDALAVKGEHEGAVAAFQRGVTLRPKDAGLHIKLGVALCELSRFDEAEAAFRRAIALDGGLTRARFNLAVALAGQQRPVEAEQAYREVIARDPAYRGVWLNLGNALTDQKKHDAAATAYRRGLGADPDHPGLHSGLGAALYRLGRLEDSVLHYRRAIALEPDNFAPRRLLAMVLHELGEREEAVRIYRQVSARDPSDHVILNNLGACLFELGQVDDAIACAELALALKPDYAAAHTNLGIIFEAQNLVEAAVAAHRRAIELEPSYAKGHANLAVALRNAGEIDAALVASRRAIALDPEQPLAHYNHAHFLLMNGEFEEGFEEYQWRRKTKMLSEGDPVFDEPEWQGEPLAERTLLLFAEYGLGDAINFVRYVPMLAGSGGRIILQVQPALVSLLRPMLPDVAMFARGEPLPPFDLQLPLLSLPRIFRTTVETIPAAVSYLQANATKLARWREALAGVSALKVGVVWAGNARHKGDRQRSLPADAVLPRLVTPGVQLYSLQKEPRPDDAPMLRRLGADIVDLAPTLGDFADTAAAVCALDLVIAVDTSVAHLAGALGRPVWMLCPYALDWRWLRDRADTPWYPTMRLFRQDRPQAWEGVLTRMADELARVARGERHLLLPQTTHD from the coding sequence ATGTTGCTGGATGCGGTGGCGCATTATGGTGCGGGCCGCGCGATGGAGGCCGGCACGCTGTGCGGCGATATTCTCACCGCCGATCCCGACCATGTTCCGGCGCTGCATCTGTCTGCCGTCATCGCCTTTGTGACCGATCGCGCCGCGGAAGGCGCGGTGCTGCTGAACCGGGTGTTCAGCCTCGATCCGCATCACGGACCGGCGTTCGCCACGCTCGGCGATGCGCTCGCCGTGAAGGGCGAGCACGAGGGCGCGGTGGCGGCGTTCCAGCGCGGCGTCACATTGCGGCCGAAGGATGCCGGCCTGCACATCAAGCTCGGCGTTGCGCTGTGCGAGCTGTCGCGCTTCGACGAGGCCGAGGCGGCGTTTCGCCGCGCGATCGCACTCGATGGCGGCCTGACGCGGGCGCGGTTCAATCTCGCGGTTGCGCTGGCCGGACAGCAGCGGCCGGTCGAGGCGGAACAGGCCTATCGCGAGGTGATCGCGCGCGATCCGGCCTATCGCGGGGTTTGGCTCAACCTCGGCAATGCGTTGACCGATCAGAAGAAGCACGACGCCGCCGCCACCGCCTATCGCCGCGGGCTCGGCGCGGATCCCGATCATCCCGGCCTGCATAGCGGCCTCGGAGCGGCGCTCTACCGGCTGGGCCGGCTGGAGGACTCAGTTCTGCACTATCGCCGCGCGATCGCGCTCGAGCCCGACAATTTCGCGCCGCGGCGCCTGCTCGCCATGGTGCTGCACGAACTGGGCGAGCGCGAGGAGGCGGTCCGCATCTATCGGCAGGTCTCGGCCCGCGATCCGTCCGATCACGTCATCCTCAACAATCTCGGCGCCTGCCTGTTCGAGCTCGGACAGGTCGACGACGCCATCGCCTGCGCCGAGCTGGCGCTGGCGCTCAAGCCGGACTACGCGGCCGCGCACACCAATCTTGGAATCATCTTCGAGGCGCAGAACCTGGTCGAGGCGGCGGTCGCCGCGCATCGGCGGGCCATCGAGCTCGAACCCAGTTACGCCAAGGGCCACGCCAATCTTGCGGTCGCGCTGCGCAATGCCGGCGAGATCGATGCGGCGCTGGTGGCCTCGCGCCGGGCCATCGCGCTCGATCCCGAACAGCCGCTGGCGCATTACAACCACGCGCATTTCCTTCTGATGAACGGCGAGTTCGAGGAGGGCTTTGAGGAGTATCAGTGGCGCCGCAAGACCAAGATGCTGAGCGAAGGCGATCCGGTGTTCGACGAGCCGGAATGGCAGGGTGAGCCGCTGGCGGAACGCACGCTGCTGCTGTTTGCCGAATACGGGCTCGGCGATGCCATCAATTTCGTCCGCTATGTGCCGATGCTGGCGGGCAGCGGCGGCCGGATCATTCTGCAGGTGCAGCCGGCGCTGGTCTCGCTGCTGCGGCCGATGCTGCCCGATGTCGCGATGTTCGCGCGCGGCGAGCCCTTGCCGCCATTCGACCTGCAACTGCCGCTGCTGAGCCTGCCGCGGATCTTCCGCACCACCGTCGAGACCATTCCCGCCGCCGTGTCCTATCTGCAGGCGAACGCCACCAAGCTCGCACGCTGGCGCGAGGCGCTCGCCGGTGTGTCCGCGCTGAAGGTCGGTGTGGTCTGGGCCGGCAATGCCAGGCACAAGGGCGACCGCCAGCGCTCGCTGCCGGCCGATGCCGTGCTGCCGCGGCTGGTCACGCCTGGCGTCCAGCTCTACAGCCTGCAGAAGGAACCGCGGCCGGACGATGCGCCGATGCTGCGGCGTCTTGGTGCCGATATTGTCGACCTCGCGCCGACGCTGGGCGATTTCGCCGACACCGCCGCTGCCGTCTGCGCGCTCGATCTCGTCATCGCCGTCGACACCTCGGTGGCGCATCTCGCCGGCGCGCTCGGCCGCCCGGTCTGGATGCTGTGTCCCTATGCGCTCGACTGGCGCTGGCTGCGCGACCGCGCCGACACGCCCTGGTATCCGACCATGCGGCTGTTCCGCCAGGACAGACCGCAGGCCTGGGAGGGCGTGCTGACGCGGATGGCCGACGAGCTTGCACGCGTCGCACGGGGGGAGCGGCACCTGCTGCTGCCGCAAACGACGCACGACTGA
- a CDS encoding Rrf2 family transcriptional regulator — MIRDSRLSGVLHGLLHMIGAGEPVTSVQLAQAMATNPVVVRRVMAGLREQGLVRSEKGHGGGWTLARDPADITLADIYRAVGAPTIVAMGHRSENPGCLVEQAVNDALSGTFREVEAIFLKRLGAVTLDALAKDFKRRLAKHKQSLEDQIHAAK; from the coding sequence ATGATACGCGACAGCCGTCTATCTGGTGTCCTGCACGGCCTGCTCCACATGATCGGAGCGGGCGAACCGGTCACGTCGGTGCAACTTGCACAGGCGATGGCCACCAACCCGGTGGTCGTGCGCCGCGTGATGGCCGGCTTGCGCGAGCAAGGCCTGGTCCGTTCCGAGAAGGGCCATGGCGGCGGCTGGACGCTCGCGCGCGATCCCGCCGACATCACGCTCGCCGACATCTATCGCGCGGTCGGTGCGCCCACGATCGTCGCGATGGGCCATCGTTCGGAAAATCCCGGCTGCCTGGTCGAACAGGCCGTCAACGACGCGCTGTCAGGCACGTTTCGCGAGGTCGAGGCGATCTTCCTGAAGCGGCTCGGCGCGGTGACGCTCGACGCGCTCGCGAAGGATTTCAAGCGCCGGCTCGCCAAACACAAACAAAGTCTCGAGGACCAGATTCATGCAGCAAAGTGA